Proteins co-encoded in one Streptomyces sp. JH34 genomic window:
- a CDS encoding VOC family protein, whose protein sequence is MFNAITHSQIYVLDQDQALDFYVGKLGLEVNADVDMGFMRWLTVSVPGHPDRQVLLEKPGPPAMSDETAEQVRELLTKGALGSALILTTDDCRKTYETLLARGVEFTDEPTERPYGIDCGLRDPFGNHLRFTQPKD, encoded by the coding sequence ATGTTCAACGCGATCACGCACTCACAGATCTACGTCCTCGACCAGGACCAGGCCCTCGACTTCTACGTCGGCAAGCTCGGCCTGGAGGTCAATGCCGATGTCGACATGGGCTTCATGCGCTGGCTCACGGTCAGCGTCCCCGGCCACCCCGACCGCCAGGTCCTGCTGGAGAAGCCCGGTCCTCCGGCGATGTCCGACGAGACGGCGGAGCAGGTACGCGAACTGCTGACCAAGGGGGCACTGGGCAGCGCGCTCATCCTCACCACGGACGACTGCCGCAAGACGTACGAGACACTGCTGGCCCGGGGCGTGGAGTTCACCGACGAGCCGACGGAGAGGCCGTACGGAATCGACTGCGGCCTGCGCGACCCCTTCGGCAACCACCTCCGCTTCACCCAGCCGAAGGACTGA
- a CDS encoding ATP-binding protein: protein MTSKQPPLPMRPVRAAQPRFTWHHFTMRFSSTPRGARLARHLAGERLDAWGIPYGSEAHDTLTLTVAELSSNAVHHGHVSGRDFRLRLTAEGTAIRIEVTDTRGERLPTPAETASSDEDGGRGLLLVAALTDRWGWYPCADGPGKTVWAVLEVSRCPERQDSSQ from the coding sequence ATGACCAGCAAGCAGCCACCCCTCCCCATGCGACCCGTACGCGCCGCACAACCCCGCTTCACCTGGCACCACTTCACTATGCGGTTCAGCTCGACGCCACGCGGCGCCCGCCTCGCCCGGCACCTGGCCGGCGAGCGTCTCGACGCCTGGGGCATCCCGTACGGGAGCGAGGCGCACGACACACTGACGCTGACCGTCGCGGAGCTCAGCAGCAACGCCGTGCACCACGGCCACGTATCCGGACGGGACTTCCGCCTACGCCTCACCGCCGAGGGCACAGCCATCCGCATCGAGGTCACCGACACCCGGGGCGAACGCCTCCCCACACCCGCCGAAACAGCCTCATCCGACGAGGACGGCGGCCGCGGCCTGCTCCTGGTCGCCGCCCTCACCGACCGCTGGGGCTGGTACCCCTGCGCGGACGGGCCGGGCAAGACGGTCTGGGCGGTCCTCGAAGTCTCCCGGTGCCCGGAGCGACAGGATTCCAGCCAGTAG
- a CDS encoding UvrD-helicase domain-containing protein, which yields MPHLAFDIDFCAQLSKLQGSVKQGVFDAWEKFERLTLDQLFKDQGLKLETLKRARDPHIRTIRIDQGTRGVVLAPDSGDTYVLLRVMPHDKAIAWAVKQKASINTVTRAVEIRDIAMLDELTPAYERIAPVPDQRLFAKVSDGDMAALGIDETTLRQARALSDAEQLEVFAPYFPQDQREVLEYLAAGFSVEDVWRDVVSVAMSTVSAGDPPVDTQDFATAIQRTRARIALVTASEELRDILDKPFAAWRVFLHPSQHKVAYRPSYSGPAQVTGGPGTGKTVVALHRVRHLLGHLRDGDRVLLTTYTNALVAALRAGLAALVEDEVLRDRVDVMTVDAFAGRVVSTSRRPLRSGEEEARWERAARATGFTGTAQFLAQEYKHVVLAQDLRTLEQYEACERRGRGSALPTSARALVWHTVEEFTDRLGADGLRTYLGTCSEAADLLETSGPPYRHVVVDEAQDLHPAQWRLLRAAAPARPDDLFIAGDPHQRIYDTKVSLRTVGVRVTGRSTKMRKNYRSTHEILSWSTALLVGRPFEQLADDARNETLLGYRSALHGSGPETFGGDSEDAELDALVTRVRGWLDSGIAPGEIGVSARFNKTCDRAVERLRAAGLPAVRLRGDSSTGLESVQIGTMHAFKGLEFRCVAVIGVSDGALPFPKAVTAAEVDRLQHDADLLAERCLLFVACTRARDGLYVSWWGDPSEFLVEAGL from the coding sequence ATGCCCCACCTCGCGTTCGACATCGACTTCTGTGCACAGCTCAGCAAGCTCCAGGGCAGCGTCAAGCAGGGCGTGTTCGATGCCTGGGAGAAGTTCGAGCGCCTCACCCTGGACCAGCTGTTCAAGGACCAGGGGCTGAAACTGGAAACGCTCAAGCGGGCCCGTGATCCGCACATCAGGACCATCCGCATCGATCAGGGGACGCGCGGGGTCGTCCTCGCACCGGACAGCGGTGACACGTACGTGCTGCTGCGCGTCATGCCGCACGACAAGGCGATCGCGTGGGCGGTCAAGCAGAAGGCCAGCATCAACACGGTCACCCGAGCCGTGGAGATCCGGGACATCGCCATGCTCGACGAACTCACGCCGGCGTACGAGCGGATCGCCCCGGTTCCCGATCAGCGGCTGTTCGCGAAGGTGTCCGACGGTGACATGGCCGCGCTCGGCATCGACGAGACCACCCTGCGGCAGGCTCGCGCGCTGTCCGACGCCGAACAGCTGGAGGTTTTCGCGCCCTACTTCCCGCAGGATCAGCGTGAGGTCCTGGAGTACCTGGCGGCCGGTTTCAGCGTCGAGGACGTCTGGCGGGACGTGGTGTCCGTGGCCATGTCCACCGTCTCCGCCGGTGATCCGCCGGTGGACACACAGGACTTCGCCACAGCGATTCAGCGCACCCGTGCGCGTATCGCTCTCGTCACCGCGTCGGAGGAGCTGCGCGACATCCTGGACAAGCCGTTCGCGGCCTGGCGGGTCTTCCTCCATCCGTCGCAGCACAAGGTCGCCTACCGCCCCTCGTACTCGGGCCCCGCCCAGGTCACCGGTGGACCCGGTACCGGGAAGACGGTCGTCGCCCTGCACCGGGTGCGCCACCTCCTGGGCCATCTGCGCGACGGCGACAGGGTGCTGCTGACGACGTACACGAACGCCCTGGTAGCGGCACTGCGCGCCGGTCTCGCCGCCTTGGTCGAGGACGAGGTGCTGCGCGACCGTGTCGACGTCATGACCGTCGACGCGTTCGCGGGCCGTGTCGTGTCGACGTCGCGGCGGCCGTTGCGAAGCGGTGAGGAGGAGGCCCGGTGGGAGAGGGCGGCCCGCGCCACCGGCTTCACCGGCACCGCGCAGTTCCTCGCGCAGGAGTACAAGCACGTGGTCCTGGCCCAGGACCTGCGCACCCTGGAGCAGTACGAGGCCTGTGAGCGACGAGGACGCGGCAGCGCTCTGCCCACGTCCGCCCGCGCTCTGGTGTGGCACACGGTCGAGGAGTTCACCGACCGGCTCGGCGCCGACGGGTTGCGCACCTACCTCGGAACATGCTCGGAGGCCGCGGATCTGCTGGAGACCTCAGGTCCGCCCTACCGGCACGTGGTCGTCGACGAGGCCCAGGACCTGCACCCGGCCCAGTGGCGGCTGCTGCGGGCCGCGGCTCCGGCGCGCCCGGACGACCTGTTCATCGCGGGCGACCCGCACCAGCGCATCTACGACACGAAGGTCTCCCTGAGGACGGTCGGTGTCAGGGTGACCGGCAGGTCGACGAAGATGCGCAAGAACTACCGCTCCACCCACGAGATCCTCAGCTGGTCCACCGCGCTCCTCGTCGGCCGGCCCTTCGAGCAACTGGCGGACGACGCCCGTAACGAGACCCTGCTCGGCTACCGTTCGGCCCTGCACGGCAGCGGGCCCGAGACGTTCGGCGGGGATTCGGAGGACGCCGAGCTCGACGCGCTGGTCACACGGGTCCGCGGTTGGCTCGACAGCGGTATCGCGCCGGGCGAGATCGGGGTCAGCGCCCGGTTCAACAAGACCTGCGACAGGGCGGTGGAACGCCTCAGGGCGGCGGGTCTCCCTGCCGTGCGGCTCCGGGGTGACTCGTCCACCGGCCTGGAGAGCGTGCAGATCGGCACGATGCACGCCTTCAAGGGGTTGGAGTTCCGGTGCGTCGCGGTCATCGGCGTCAGTGACGGAGCCCTGCCGTTCCCGAAGGCGGTCACCGCGGCCGAGGTGGACCGGCTCCAGCACGACGCGGACCTCCTGGCGGAGCGCTGCCTGCTGTTCGTCGCGTGCACCCGCGCCCGGGACGGGTTGTACGTGTCGTGGTGGGGCGACCCGAGTGAGTTCCTGGTGGAGGCAGGGCTGTGA
- a CDS encoding YceI family protein, with the protein MNLFSRSSLLRRPEPRPEESTTDQAGTGASVMPDPRLAALTGEWMIDPAHSRIGFSVRHAMVTTVRGSFTEYESRLYFDGRNPARSRAEISMATASVDTGVEQRDAHLIGRDFLDARNHPRIGFTSSAVQLIGKDVYRMTGDLTIRGVTGPVVLDLTYIGYVTDPFGYERVGFDGTTTINRSDWGLTYNARLAEGGAMVSERLRLQFDIAAIRTPPAA; encoded by the coding sequence ATGAACCTCTTCAGTCGCAGCTCCCTGCTCCGCCGTCCGGAGCCTCGTCCGGAGGAGTCCACCACCGACCAGGCGGGCACCGGTGCCTCGGTCATGCCCGACCCCCGTCTGGCCGCTCTCACCGGGGAGTGGATGATCGACCCCGCGCACAGCAGGATCGGCTTCTCCGTACGGCACGCCATGGTGACGACCGTGCGCGGCTCGTTCACGGAGTACGAGAGCCGTCTCTACTTCGACGGGCGCAACCCGGCACGCTCCCGGGCCGAGATATCGATGGCCACCGCGAGCGTCGACACGGGTGTGGAGCAGCGGGACGCGCATCTGATCGGACGGGACTTCCTGGATGCCAGGAACCACCCGCGGATCGGCTTCACGAGCAGCGCAGTACAGCTCATCGGCAAGGACGTCTACCGCATGACGGGCGACCTCACGATCCGGGGCGTCACCGGGCCCGTGGTCCTGGACCTGACGTACATCGGTTACGTCACCGACCCCTTCGGCTACGAGCGTGTCGGGTTCGACGGGACCACCACCATCAACCGGTCCGACTGGGGTCTCACCTACAACGCCCGGCTGGCCGAGGGCGGCGCCATGGTGAGCGAGCGGCTGCGCCTCCAGTTCGACATCGCGGCGATCCGCACTCCGCCCGCTGCCTGA
- a CDS encoding helix-turn-helix domain-containing protein encodes MVKKRHRVVVLVRPGLLPMELGIVHRLFAQAVSTSGEPLYELVTCTPRPGVVPTDTDFTINVAAGPEALEHADTVIVPAAQEDYGAQERGRIDAEVARALERIPRGARVASICTGSFVLAAAGLLHGRRATTHWKSCEEFRTLYPEIEVDADVLYTDDRGVLTSAGVASGIDLCLHMIRTDHGAAVANTVARGTVVPPHREGGQAQFVERPVTPPEQCSTAPAREFALRHLDQPLKLAELAGRASMSVRTFNRRFRQEAGLTPMQWITQLRVDRARQLLEKTDLPVDRIAVDAGFGTGTALRQHFHVALGVSPRAYRCTFRGAPDRNADTGA; translated from the coding sequence ATGGTGAAGAAGAGGCATCGAGTGGTCGTGCTCGTACGCCCCGGGCTGCTGCCGATGGAGCTCGGGATCGTGCACCGTCTGTTCGCCCAGGCGGTCTCGACGTCCGGTGAGCCCCTGTACGAACTCGTCACCTGCACACCGAGGCCGGGCGTCGTGCCGACGGACACCGATTTCACGATCAACGTGGCGGCCGGCCCCGAGGCGCTGGAGCACGCGGACACCGTCATCGTGCCGGCGGCCCAGGAGGACTACGGGGCACAGGAACGTGGCCGGATCGACGCGGAGGTGGCCCGTGCCCTGGAGCGGATCCCCCGCGGAGCACGGGTGGCGTCCATCTGCACCGGCTCGTTCGTCCTCGCGGCGGCCGGACTGCTGCACGGGCGGCGTGCGACGACGCACTGGAAGTCGTGCGAGGAATTCCGGACGCTCTACCCGGAGATCGAGGTGGACGCCGACGTGCTCTACACCGACGACCGGGGCGTCCTCACCTCGGCGGGTGTCGCCTCCGGTATCGATCTCTGCCTTCACATGATCCGTACCGACCACGGGGCGGCGGTCGCCAACACGGTGGCCCGCGGAACCGTGGTACCACCCCACCGAGAAGGCGGACAGGCCCAGTTCGTCGAACGCCCGGTCACCCCGCCCGAGCAGTGCTCGACGGCTCCGGCCCGGGAGTTCGCCCTCCGGCACTTGGACCAGCCCCTGAAGCTGGCCGAGCTGGCGGGCCGCGCCTCGATGAGCGTACGGACCTTCAACCGGCGTTTCCGGCAGGAGGCCGGTCTCACGCCCATGCAGTGGATCACCCAGCTACGTGTCGACAGAGCAAGGCAGTTGCTGGAGAAGACCGACCTGCCGGTGGACCGCATCGCCGTTGACGCGGGCTTCGGCACCGGCACCGCGCTACGGCAGCACTTCCACGTGGCGCTGGGAGTGTCACCCCGCGCCTACCGCTGCACGTTCCGGGGTGCACCCGACCGTAACGCGGATACCGGCGCCTGA
- a CDS encoding MFS transporter, which translates to MEAITGRSHRGHLGRLRHRALPPRRGILGHRAWWVAAVALLAIVVAGAFSTLPGLLAGPLRQEFGWSRGSIGLATSVNMVLYGLTAPFAAALMDRFGMRRVVVVALVLIASGAALTSVMTTAWQFTLYWGVLVGLGTGSTATAFGATVTQRWFVRRRGLVTGLLASGSVFGQMVFLPALSWVVDRHGWRPSLVTLVLAACTTVPLVWLVLRDHPADVGREPYGAAFQVPRPVPHDGAGRRALTLLGDAARTRPFWLMAGAYAICGASTNGIMWTHFTPAAHDHGMPATTASSLLAAIGVFNVIGTVASGWATDRRDPRQLLAVFFALRGLLLMCLPMLMSATVEPPMVAFVIAFGLLDLATVPPVVALCREVYGDGGAVVFGWVGAAHQVGAALAAYGGGAARDAFGTYAPVWVTLGALCAAAALLSLLVRRASPAGRADGRRSTAVDRL; encoded by the coding sequence ATGGAAGCAATCACCGGCCGTTCGCACCGCGGCCACCTCGGCCGGCTCCGCCATCGCGCCCTTCCCCCGCGCCGGGGCATCCTCGGTCACCGCGCGTGGTGGGTGGCGGCTGTCGCGCTGCTCGCGATCGTCGTGGCCGGGGCCTTCTCGACCCTGCCCGGCCTGCTCGCCGGGCCTCTGCGGCAGGAATTCGGCTGGTCCCGCGGATCGATCGGTCTCGCGACCTCGGTGAACATGGTCCTGTACGGTCTCACCGCCCCGTTCGCCGCCGCCCTCATGGACCGCTTCGGCATGCGCCGCGTCGTGGTCGTCGCACTCGTGCTCATCGCCTCAGGGGCCGCGCTCACCTCCGTCATGACGACGGCCTGGCAGTTCACCCTGTACTGGGGTGTGCTCGTCGGTCTGGGCACCGGCTCCACGGCGACGGCCTTCGGGGCCACGGTCACCCAGCGCTGGTTCGTCAGGCGACGCGGTCTGGTCACCGGTCTGCTCGCCTCCGGGAGCGTCTTCGGTCAGATGGTGTTCCTTCCGGCGCTGTCCTGGGTCGTGGACCGGCACGGGTGGCGCCCCTCCCTCGTCACCCTCGTACTCGCGGCGTGCACGACGGTGCCGCTGGTGTGGCTCGTGCTGCGCGACCACCCCGCGGACGTCGGGCGTGAGCCCTACGGCGCCGCTTTCCAGGTACCGCGCCCCGTCCCCCACGACGGCGCGGGCCGCAGAGCACTCACGCTTCTGGGCGACGCGGCACGCACACGTCCCTTCTGGCTGATGGCGGGTGCGTACGCGATCTGCGGGGCGTCCACCAACGGCATCATGTGGACCCACTTCACCCCGGCCGCCCACGACCACGGCATGCCAGCCACGACGGCGTCGTCGCTGCTGGCGGCCATCGGGGTCTTCAACGTGATCGGAACCGTGGCGTCCGGGTGGGCCACGGACCGCCGTGACCCGCGTCAACTGCTCGCGGTCTTCTTCGCGCTGCGCGGGCTGCTCCTGATGTGCCTGCCGATGCTGATGAGCGCCACGGTGGAGCCGCCGATGGTGGCCTTCGTCATCGCCTTCGGTCTGCTCGATCTCGCCACCGTGCCCCCGGTGGTCGCGCTGTGCCGTGAGGTCTACGGTGACGGCGGCGCGGTGGTGTTCGGCTGGGTCGGCGCGGCGCACCAGGTCGGTGCCGCTCTGGCCGCCTACGGAGGCGGAGCGGCCCGCGACGCCTTCGGGACATACGCTCCCGTCTGGGTGACTCTCGGCGCCCTGTGCGCCGCGGCGGCTCTGCTGTCGCTGCTCGTCCGGCGCGCCTCCCCGGCCGGCCGAGCCGACGGCAGGCGGTCAACCGCCGTAGACCGCCTGTGA